The Cydia splendana chromosome Z, ilCydSple1.2, whole genome shotgun sequence genome window below encodes:
- the LOC134804963 gene encoding nucleoside diphosphate kinase → MIATLLFAFSTIADFIMAEPRERTFLMIKPDGVQRGIVGTIIERFEKKGFKLVGLKFMWPSEELLQKHYSDLASRPFFPGLVKYMSSGPVVPMVWEGLNAVKTGRQMLGATNPADSLPGTIRGDLCIEVGRNIIHGSDSVESAKKEIALWFSEKEIVGWTPAAEKWVYE, encoded by the coding sequence ATGATCGCCACTTTGCTGTTCGCGTTCTCGACGATAGCCGACTTCATAATGGCGGAACCACGTGAAAGAACTTTCCTCATGATCAAGCCTGATGGCGTTCAACGTGGAATCGTCGGCACCATTATTGAGCGCTTTGAGAAAAAAGGCTTCAAGTTGGTGGGTCTCAAATTCATGTGGCCGTCCGAAGAACTACTCCAGAAGCACTACAGCGACTTGGCGTCCCGGCCTTTCTTCCCCGGACTAGTGAAATACATGAGCTCAGGCCCAGTTGTACCCATGGTTTGGGAAGGTCTAAATGCTGTGAAAACTGGCCGTCAAATGCTCGGCGCTACTAACCCAGCCGATTCTCTACCCGGCACGATTCGTGGCGATCTCTGCATCGAAGTTGGACGTAACATCATCCACGGCTCCGACAGTGTTGAATCTGCTAAGAAAGAAATTGCCCTCTGGTTTTCCGAAAAAGAAATCGTCGGATGGACCCCAGCTGCAGAGAAATGGGTTTACGAATAA
- the LOC134804218 gene encoding uncharacterized protein LOC134804218 — protein sequence MNNKLPFSVQIATSIILNMNYKLIFILYCVYLSAAKPTKHFLHEDIEQAKDIASMLLSNHFVLKESDLPETAVVAQGSNDDTTMLISKLTDTDLISLLQKTQKQDSFDGTDIKTIGKNNKGKKRNIRKETFLHVPYQGTDRGSAFFRIDNKEVEPYNVKVGADPNYLAHQKIQNLLHIGPVPNIVDFSREETEEKNKELLFDILTAQLKKLCCKSSKSKKTKERNVKLPSYEPLLNISNSHNNNQSTNPLQYEQMFLIINDEIPNDQGSDIIYVDPDSLSENSSVVLLGPITTPLNDPQLNIVMNRITTELSKPEYIPLMQDLSEGTVNKDNTRLIKSLISGSNTRRYIKPHRCNQRYPLSQGPKWLVCTGYLNLNTPSLYD from the exons atgaataataaaTTGCCATTTTCTGTGCAGATTGCAACCAGCATTATACTCAATATGAATTACAAAttgatttttatattatattgc gtttatTTGTCAGCAGCTAAGCCGACCAAACATTTCCTACATGAGGATATAGAGCAGGCAAAGGATATAGCGTCAATGCTTTTATCAAACCACTTTGTACTGAAAGAATCCGACTTGCCTGAAACAGCTGTGGTCGCTCAAG GTTCCAATGATGATACCACAATGTTGATTTCAAAATTAACTGATACAGATTTAATTTCATTGCTTCAAAAAACACAAAAGCAAGACAGTTTTGATGGGACAGATAtcaaaaccattgggaaaaatAATAAGGGAAAAAAACGAAATATTAGAAAAGAAACTTTTCTACATGTTCCTTACCAAGGCACCGATCGTGGATCAGCTTTCTTTAGAATAGATAATAAGGAAGTCGAACCTTACAACGTTAAAGTTGGCGCTGACCCAAATTACCTGGCGCATCAGAAAATCCAAAATTTGTTGCATATTGGTCCTGTACCAAATATCGTTGACTTTAGTAGGGAGGAAACTGAAGAAAAAAACAAAGAACTCTTGTTTGATATATTAACAGCACAATTAAAAAAGTTATGCTGTAAGTctagtaaaagtaaaaaaacaaaagaGAGAAATGtaaaattaccatcatatgAGCCTTTATTAAATATCTCTAATTCACATAACAACAATCAGTCAACAAACCCATTGCAGTATGAACAAATGTTCCTCATTATCAACGATGAAATTCCAAATGATCAAGGCTCAGATATTATATATGTAGACCCTGACAGTCTTAGTGAAAACAGTAGTGTTGTTTTACTAGGACCTATTACAACGCCACTAAACGATCCTCAACTTAATATTGtg atGAACCGCATTACAACGGAATTGTCAAAACCAGAATATATTCCACTTATGCAAGATCTTTCAGAGGGTACTGTTAACAAAGATAACACTCGTTTGATCAAGAGTTTGATCAGTGGATCAAATACTCGAAGATATATCAAACCTCACAGGTGTAATCAACGATATCCACTTAGCCAAGGTCCAAAGTGGCTGGTTTGTACAGGATATTTGAATTTAAACACCCCGAGTTTATATGATTAA
- the LOC134804614 gene encoding trypsin-like — MKKGVFTIFFLGLVCISYAENVKKSVDNLRADVNDDIGDNDEAKDIAMEIPEMEPENKTKFNLCSARRQNNNMHPILNATAKQFPFVAACLSLSDIHLCSGTVIANGMILTTASCIQKQINAVLLHTLIAKRNAQGAERISVIKTEKFPSYTGEESLNDVGIVYTHKFNSSIASKIKLSNYTTAQNLVDMELFGFGLNEQPGYSEQLQYVGVEHRFTGSPGNRLNVFIDCIETKESTCFTDYGGPAIFGNELVGVIVKGSPNCIQEISPNYAINKEMATILPTFAFKAWLDEKIRNEEEKNIISIPTFPQKLVGIEELETKQFSSAFNPVACVYIIFLLCMFPFYFH; from the coding sequence ATGAAAAAAGGTGTTTTTACTATATTCTTTTTAGGGCTTGTCTGTATTTCTTACGCAGAAAATGTGAAGAAAAGCGTCGATAATTTACGAGCCGACGTGAACGATGACATTGGCGACAACGATGAGGCTAAAGATATAGCTATGGAGATTCCGGAAATGGAGCCAgaaaacaaaaccaaatttaatCTATGCAGTGCTAGAAGGCAAAACAACAATATGCATCCTATATTAAACGCTACTGCCAAACAGTTCCCCTTCGTGGCAGCATGCCTATCTCTAAGTGATATACATTTATGTTCTGGCACGGTAATCGCCAATGGCATGATACTAACCACGGCTTCATGTATCCAAAAGCAAATCAATGCCGTGTTATTGCATACACTAATTGCTAAGCGAAACGCCCAAGGAGCAGAGCGAATCAGTGTGATTAAAACTGAAAAATTCCCAAGTTACACCGGAGAAGAATCTCTTAATGATGTTGGAATTGTTTATACGCATAAATTTAATTCTTCAATTGCCTCCAAGATTAAACTAAGCAACTACACTACCGCCCAGAACCTCGTAGACATGGAGCTTTTCGGATTTGGGCTGAACGAACAGCCCGGTTACTCAGAGCAACTTCAATATGTCGGTGTAGAGCATCGTTTTACGGGAAGCCCCGGTAATAGGCTGAATGTTTTCATCGACTGCATTGAAACGAAAGAGTCGACTTGTTTCACCGATTACGGCGGCCCTGCTATTTTTGGAAATGAACTTGTAGGCGTAATAGTAAAGGGATCACCAAATTGTATTCAAGAAATATCGCCTAATTATGCTATAAACAAGGAAATGGCTACTATTTTGCCAACTTTCGCCTTCAAAGCTTGGCTAGACgaaaaaataaggaatgaggaggaaaaaaacattatttcaattCCTACGTTCCCACAAAAACTAGTCGGAATTGAAGAGTTGGAAACCAAGCAGTTTTCATCTGCATTTAATCCTGTAGCttgtgtttatattatttttctacTTTGTATGTTTCCATTCTACTTTCATTGA